The Lycium barbarum isolate Lr01 chromosome 12, ASM1917538v2, whole genome shotgun sequence genome includes a region encoding these proteins:
- the LOC132623833 gene encoding putative glutaredoxin-C14 yields the protein MRRTIFNSNLFSLSAATGGGSMSSSSIAASGSMSYSAATARGSMSSSSATATGGTTSREAQPPTETNNNIVNGHTSAVKLIKENAVVVVATRGCYMCLVVKHLLQDLCVNTTLFEVDEADKAAVLEELSEIEGREGGNCREGELPAVFVGGKLLGGVNKVMETHILGELVPMLRQAGALWL from the coding sequence ATGCGTCGAACTATTTTCAACAGTAATTTGTTTTCGCTGTCCGCTGCCACAGGCGGAGGTAGCATGAGCTCATCATCTATCGCTGCTAGTGGCAGCATGAGCTATTCTGCCGCCACAGCGAGGGGCAGCATGAGCTCATCATCTGCCACCGCTACTGGTGGGACCACCAGCCGCGAAGCACAACCTCCTACTGAGACCAACAACAACATCGTGAATGGTCATACGAGTGCGGTGAAGTTGATAAAGGAAAATGCTGTAGTTGTTGTAGCCACACGTGGGTGCTATATGTGCCTTGTGGTGAAGCACTTGTTGCAAGATTTGTGTGTTAACACCACCCTTTTCGAGGTTGATGAGGCGGATAAAGCTGCCGTGTTGGAGGAGCTGTCCGAGATTGAGGGCCGCGAAGGCGGAAACTGCCGCGAAGGGGAGTTGCCGGCGGTGTTTGTAGGAGGGAAGTTATTAGGAGGGGTAAACAAAGTGATGGAGACTCATATCTTGGGTGAATTAGTTCCCATGCTTCGACAAGCTGGAGCCTTGTGGCTTTGA
- the LOC132623519 gene encoding probable methyltransferase PMT14, with amino-acid sequence MCPAQDPDIAWYTKIETCLTPLPEVSSEEEVAGGQLKKWPKRLQAIPPRISRGTVTTIDKCLNVVLIRIRSTLKVNLIVECSLWLFKFMMFKCFNVIVI; translated from the exons ATGTGCCCTGCCCAAGATCCTGATATAGCCTG GTATACAAAGATTGAGACTTGCTTAACTCCCTTACCTGaagtttcaagtgaagaagaggtGGCTGGTGGACAATTGAAAAAGTGGCCTAAAAGATTACAAGCGATACCACCGAGGATAAGCAGGGGTACTGTAACTACAATTgataagtgtttgaatgtagttttaattcgaattagaagtactttgaaggtgaatttgattgtagaatgtagtttatggttgtttaagtttatgatgtttaagtgtttcaATGTAATTGTAATTTGA